The sequence GCTTGGGAATGTGTTGGAGTTGGCAGGTGGTGAGCCGCTGCCTTATCCTATTGGCTCTTATGGGCGTTTATGTCCTCTTTCGAAAGGCGGTAAAGATACAATCACTGGGCACTGGGAAATGATGGGGATTATTCTCGATACCCCCTTCCCAACTTACCCAAATGGCTTTCTGCAAGAGATAATCGATCCATTTTGCAAAGCGATCGGCTCAGATATTATCGGCAATTACACTGCTTCTGGCACTGAGATTATTAAACAACTTGGGCGAGAGCATATGGAAACAGCCAAGCCGATTGTGTATACCAGCGCCGATAGCGTCTTCCAGATTGCCGCCCATGAGGAAGTTATCCCGCCTGATCGTCTTTATGAAATTTGTCATATCGCGCGCAACATACTAAAAGGCCCACACGCTGTTCAAAGGGTGATTGCGCGGCCATTTTTGGGCAATGGGCCATGGGATTTCAAGCGCACAGAGCATCGAAAGGACTTCACTTTAACGCCCCCTGAAAACGTTCTCGATCACCTAGCCGCCGCCGGGGTTCACACAACTGGTTTAGGGATTGTTCCGGAGGTTTTTGAAGGAAGAGGCTTTAGTGATGCGAAACGCACCCAAAATAACGTTGAGCATTTTGAAGCGTTAATGCTTGCGATGGAGAGCAATACCGAACTTATTTTCGTGAATTTCGAGGATTTCGATATGCTTTATGGGCACCGAAACGATCCAGCCGGTTTTGCTAAAGCATTAGAAACATTCGATGGATATACTCTAGCGATTATGGCAAAACTTAAGCCGACAGACCTTCTAATTATAAGCGCAGACCACGGCAACGATCCGACGACTCCCAGCACCGATCATACCCGCGAGCATGTCCCAATTTTAGTCTATTCACCTATTCTTCAAGTTGGCATCGATTATGGAACAAGAACTCCCTTCTCGGATATTGGCGCCACCATCGCACAAGTATTCGGCGTTGCCCTCCCGTCTGCAGGCAAGTCGCTTATAGCATGAAAATCAAATGCGAAATAGAAGAAAAGGTAAATACCTATTCAGGAGTTTGCCCTGGTAGAATGGCATACAGCTGCAGGGCTAGAACGTAATTTTTAATTTACCAATCGCTACAAAAAATGCAATTAATTGATACACACTGCCATTTAAATCATGAGGACCTCTTGAATGAAGCCAATTTAGCCATTTCGCGCGCTAAAACAGTAGGCGTTGAAAAATTCATTGTCGTTGGTTATGACCTTCCAAGCAGTCGCAAGGCCGTCAAGCAGGCCGCACAGTATGATCCGGTCTATGCATCTGTTGGAATTCATCCTCATGAGGCAGAAACCTTTAATGAAGAGGCCTTGGCTGAGTTGGCCGAACTGGCAATACAACCAAAAGTGATTGCATTCGGAGAAATCGGCCTGGATTACTACAGAGACCTCTCACCACGTCCAGCTCAACATCGTGCTTTTCTATCTCAATTAGCTTTGGCTAACGAGCTTTCTCTCCCTGTTATAATTCATTGCCGCGATGCTTACCCAGAAATGCTCTCTATTCTTAAACAAGAATTGCCGGCATTAAATGGAGGGGTATTACACTGCTTTTCAGGCTCAGAAGAAGATGCCGAGAAAGCTCTCAATATGGGGCTTTATCTAGGAATAGCAGGTCCAATAACCTTTAAAAATGCCCGCGGCCTACGTGAGATAGTTCGTTCATTGCCCCCAGATCGTATCCTGACTGAAACCGACGCCCCCTACTTAACCCCCGATCCCTATCGAGGCAAACGTAACGAACCTGCTTATGTTTCTTATGTGGCTCAAAAGATAGCTGAAGCCTTAGGCATTGGCCAAGGACTTTTCGCCGAACAAGTCTACACGAATGCCCATAATCTATTTAAGAAGCTATAAACACTATTTCCCCAATTAAAAAAGCCCTCCCGAAATCGGGAGGGCTTTTTTTGAAGGGCTATATTAAGTCCGTAGGGACTTTGGGTTTCTTGATGTACTTGCGTTTGGTCTTATCGAAGCCTTGATCTAACTTCTTAGCATCGTAAAGCCATATCGGCGAACCAGTTCGCTGGAAGAAGCAATGGTAACCACTTAAAATCGATGCTACCATTCGGCGTGGCGTACGGCGAACGACATTGACTTCAGCAAGAATCGATAGGAAGTCAGTGCCCTTAGAATAGCGCTCCATAACGTCTGAGACGATTTCGAACACTGACATCTCCGCTGAACGCGCCTGCAAATTGCGAAGCTCTTCCATACGGTTCGGGGTAATGCTGAGTAATGGGTCGGTATCCGTCAGCCATTCAAACTTATAAACTGTCGGTTCCACTGTTCGCTTAAGGGTAAATACTGCACCCGATTCAGCTTCTTTCTCAATAAACCATTCGAAGAAACCGTATATCAGGCGAGTTTCGTAATTCACCCAGACATTTAGTTTGCGACCATCCGGATCGCGCAGTTCCAGTTCAACCAAAAGAGGATCCACTGGGAAGAAGGCATGTGGAATTTGGCTGAGCGGGAATGTGCCGATTTCGTGATGTTGAGACATTAAAACACCGCGAACTTCGGATTCCTTTGCGCCTGTAGGAGTAAGGATGATTTCCTCATCAAGAACATCCTGCGCAAGCGGTAGCGAGATTTCTTTACGCAAGCTCGCAGAAAATCCTTCGTCAACCAGTTCGATATCAATCTCTTCCTCAGTATCGAACGGCGGAGGAAATTCTAAAACTTCAGGAACAGTATGAACGTAAGGCGGCAGTGTTTCAGACTCTCGGAAGCGGTCTCCACCAACCCACAGAACACGCTCATCTTGCTTCAGAGCATTAACGACTGTTCCCTTATCCTCTGCAAAGTTCTTGCTATCCGAAAGAACTTCATAGACATCGGCAAGGAGGCTGGTAACGGTCGTTGCATCCTCTGTACTGAGAATTCGATCGACTAGTTGTTCCAATTCTTCATGAGTAACAGTAAGCGGGGCAGCTTCCTCAACCTCAACGGTTGGGGCGAGTTCTTCTGCTAATTCGATAGCCTGTTTGAACCACTTCTTTGCCTGTGATTCAGGGTACCAAAGTCCATCGGGACCATAATAGAAATCTTCGCTGTTTTGAATTGCCTCGAATACTTCAACAGGATTGTAATATCCCGAAGAATACAGATCAGGCGGGTTAAGAGTTCGCCATGCAAAAAACCCAATCACTCGCATAGAAACCGGCTTCTTTGCCTTTTTCAAAAATTCGACAGGCGCGCTTGGCTGGTTCCAATCGATTTCATTTGCAACCGATTCCCATTTTTCAATTTCCGAGCGCTTCATATTGTTGAAGTAAATGGCATTCTCTTCGGTCTCGTCGCTCGCCGCGTAAAGCCATTCCCTCAATCCAATCATGCCGCTAGAGGTAACGAACGCATCTGGTGAGCTTTTTGCCACCCGTTCTATTATCTCATCGTAGTACTCAACAGGGCGTCCAAAAATGACTGCGCATTGAGTTGCCAATTGATGAACTGATAAGGGGCCTTCAAAAAAGCCAATTATCTCTTTAATTGCTTCATTAATCGGTTTATTAGAGGAGAAATTACGCGCAGCGGTAGTCCAGCGACGGTCTGCGTATACAAATTTGTCCGAATTGGTCATTAACAAAACGCGAGTTATGTTGGCGTTAAGTTCGGGATTATCGAGCTGTTCGGCTAAATCTGCTAGACGTACGGACGTACCGAGGTCCGCGATCGATCCTAATAGAACATAGTCGATATAGCTTCTTGTTAATTCTTGCTGATGCTTTGTAGCTGTAGATGCACTCACAGGTTGAGACGCCCTCCTTTGAGGTTGTGCTAATGGCAACGTAGCATTATGACACAAACCACACTGACAATCCAACTCAGGCCAGGCGGCTCATGTTATACTAGTGTTTTCTAGTTATAAATAATGGAGGATAGTGATATGGGATGGTTTGATTTCCCTCTTCAAAACCCCCAACCAGACGTCAATTACTTCTTGGACGTCTTATATAGGCGAACAGCCCCGAATCGAGTGACTTTTATTGAATATTTAATCAATAATCCGGTCAAAGAACGCATTATTCGGGAGGTCTTGAACAGGGATTGGGTTCCTGAAGGACCTGATAGAGACCAAGCCGCTCAATATTATAATAATTTTATAGAAATTTTCTATCGCTTGGGTTATGACATCATTCGTTATGAAGCCGGAGTTAATTTTACCACCACCAATAATGTGGCCGGACCAGATGGTAGGAAATGGGTCAATGAGGCGGGCGGCGCAATTAGCACATGGGAAGATTTTGAAAAATATCCTTGGCCATCCGGAAAAACATGTGATATTTGGGGCTATGAATATATCTCAACACATAAACCAGATGGCATGGGTATTATCGCCAGCTCGAATGGTGGCATTTTCGAGGCGCTTAAAAATGACATCATGGGCATCGAAACCCTCTCGTATCTGCTCTATGATGAACCCGAACTGGTGCAAGCATGTTTCGACAAGGCCGGTCAGGCGATTTATGATTTTTATTCTCGAATAGTCGGGCTGCCAGGGCTTATTGGTTTCCTTCAAGGCGATGATATGGGGCATAAAACGGGTACTTTGATTTCACCGGATGCATTACGAAAATATGTTCTCCCCTGGCACAAACGCCTTGCTAAGCTATGCCATGACAACGGCCTATTCTATTGCCTGCACTCTTGTGGCCGCGTTATGCCGATTGTGCCCGACTTGATTGAAGATGTCGGTATTGATGGCAAACACTCCTATGAGGATGTGATCATGCCGATTGGCGAGTTCAAAAAAGAATTTGGCCAAAAGATTGCAGTACTTGGTGGAGTAGATGTCGATAAACTATCGCGCCTCCCAGAACAGCAATTACGCGGCTATGTACGAGAAATCATCGAAGAATGCCACCCATCCGGCGGTTTCATATTAGGTTCCGGCAACTCCATTCCCGATTATGTGCCGATGGAGAACTATCTAGTCATGCTGGACGAGGGCAGGAAGTACAATAAATGACACTATAGTTGTG is a genomic window of bacterium containing:
- a CDS encoding phosphopentomutase; the protein is MNIKRVVLIVMDGCGAGAAPDAAMFGDRGEDLGNTLVNTAVAVGGLNIPTLRKLGLGNVLELAGGEPLPYPIGSYGRLCPLSKGGKDTITGHWEMMGIILDTPFPTYPNGFLQEIIDPFCKAIGSDIIGNYTASGTEIIKQLGREHMETAKPIVYTSADSVFQIAAHEEVIPPDRLYEICHIARNILKGPHAVQRVIARPFLGNGPWDFKRTEHRKDFTLTPPENVLDHLAAAGVHTTGLGIVPEVFEGRGFSDAKRTQNNVEHFEALMLAMESNTELIFVNFEDFDMLYGHRNDPAGFAKALETFDGYTLAIMAKLKPTDLLIISADHGNDPTTPSTDHTREHVPILVYSPILQVGIDYGTRTPFSDIGATIAQVFGVALPSAGKSLIA
- a CDS encoding uroporphyrinogen decarboxylase family protein, which encodes MGWFDFPLQNPQPDVNYFLDVLYRRTAPNRVTFIEYLINNPVKERIIREVLNRDWVPEGPDRDQAAQYYNNFIEIFYRLGYDIIRYEAGVNFTTTNNVAGPDGRKWVNEAGGAISTWEDFEKYPWPSGKTCDIWGYEYISTHKPDGMGIIASSNGGIFEALKNDIMGIETLSYLLYDEPELVQACFDKAGQAIYDFYSRIVGLPGLIGFLQGDDMGHKTGTLISPDALRKYVLPWHKRLAKLCHDNGLFYCLHSCGRVMPIVPDLIEDVGIDGKHSYEDVIMPIGEFKKEFGQKIAVLGGVDVDKLSRLPEQQLRGYVREIIEECHPSGGFILGSGNSIPDYVPMENYLVMLDEGRKYNK
- a CDS encoding TatD family hydrolase, which produces MQLIDTHCHLNHEDLLNEANLAISRAKTVGVEKFIVVGYDLPSSRKAVKQAAQYDPVYASVGIHPHEAETFNEEALAELAELAIQPKVIAFGEIGLDYYRDLSPRPAQHRAFLSQLALANELSLPVIIHCRDAYPEMLSILKQELPALNGGVLHCFSGSEEDAEKALNMGLYLGIAGPITFKNARGLREIVRSLPPDRILTETDAPYLTPDPYRGKRNEPAYVSYVAQKIAEALGIGQGLFAEQVYTNAHNLFKKL